The Parabacteroides sp. AD58 genome includes a window with the following:
- a CDS encoding AMP-binding protein: MLERFVGQTSFVSQEDFKKNFKVKVPENFNFGYDVVDAWAEEEPEKKALCWTNDKGEHVDFTFAEMKKYTDQTAAYFQSLGIGRGDMVMLILKRRYEFWFSIIALHKLGAVVIPATHLLTKKDIIYRANAADIKMVVCAGEEVITKHIQDALPESPTIEQVVSVGPFVPPGFHDFHKEWEQVPAFVRPVHANSNDDISLLYFTSGTTGNPKMVAHDFTYPLGHITTGCYWHNLHRDSLHLTIADTGWGKAVWGKLYGQWIAGATVFVYDHEKFTPADMLRMIQDYKITSLCAPPTIFRFLIREDLTKYDLSSLQYCTIAGEALNPAVYETFYKLTGIKLMEGFGQTETTLTIATFPWMEPKPGSMGMPNPQYEIDLVRPDGTSAEDGEQGQIVVRTQNGKPLGLFKEYYRDAERTREAWHDGLYYTGDVAWRDQDGYYWFVGRADDVIKSSGYRIGPFEVESALMTHPAVVECAITGVPDEIRGQVVKATIVLSKEYKDKAGDALVKELQDHVKRVTAPYKYPRVVEFVDELPKTISGKIRRVEIRDKDHQVK, from the coding sequence ATGTTAGAAAGATTTGTCGGTCAGACTTCTTTTGTTTCACAAGAAGACTTTAAAAAGAATTTTAAGGTAAAAGTACCCGAAAACTTTAATTTCGGCTATGATGTAGTAGATGCTTGGGCCGAAGAGGAACCTGAGAAAAAAGCTTTATGTTGGACAAATGATAAAGGGGAACATGTTGACTTTACATTTGCCGAAATGAAAAAATATACTGATCAGACTGCTGCCTATTTTCAGTCATTAGGAATTGGGCGAGGTGATATGGTTATGCTGATCTTGAAACGCCGTTATGAGTTTTGGTTTTCTATCATAGCTTTGCATAAATTAGGTGCTGTGGTTATTCCAGCTACACATTTGCTGACAAAGAAAGATATCATCTATAGAGCGAATGCTGCTGATATAAAAATGGTGGTGTGTGCTGGGGAAGAAGTTATTACCAAACATATTCAAGATGCTTTGCCGGAATCACCTACCATTGAGCAGGTGGTTTCTGTGGGTCCGTTTGTCCCTCCAGGATTTCATGATTTTCATAAAGAGTGGGAACAGGTGCCTGCTTTTGTTCGTCCTGTGCATGCAAACAGCAATGATGATATTTCTTTGTTGTATTTTACTTCAGGCACCACAGGTAATCCTAAAATGGTAGCACATGATTTTACTTACCCGCTGGGACATATTACAACAGGTTGTTATTGGCACAATTTACATCGTGACAGCTTGCATTTGACAATTGCTGATACAGGCTGGGGTAAGGCTGTTTGGGGTAAATTATATGGACAGTGGATTGCTGGAGCAACGGTCTTTGTTTATGATCACGAAAAGTTTACACCTGCTGATATGCTTCGCATGATCCAGGATTATAAGATAACATCTCTTTGTGCTCCTCCAACTATTTTCCGCTTTTTGATTCGTGAAGATTTAACGAAATATGATTTATCTTCATTACAATATTGTACTATTGCTGGTGAGGCTTTGAATCCGGCTGTCTATGAGACTTTCTATAAATTGACAGGTATTAAGTTGATGGAAGGATTTGGACAAACCGAAACGACACTAACGATTGCCACTTTCCCGTGGATGGAACCAAAACCTGGTTCTATGGGAATGCCTAACCCGCAATATGAAATAGACTTGGTTCGTCCGGATGGTACATCTGCAGAAGATGGCGAACAGGGACAGATAGTGGTCCGTACGCAGAATGGTAAACCATTGGGTTTATTTAAAGAATATTATCGGGATGCGGAACGTACACGAGAAGCTTGGCATGACGGATTGTATTATACTGGCGACGTGGCATGGAGAGATCAGGATGGATACTACTGGTTTGTTGGTCGTGCTGACGATGTGATCAAAAGTTCTGGATACAGAATTGGCCCGTTTGAAGTAGAAAGTGCTTTGATGACGCATCCGGCTGTCGTAGAATGTGCCATAACAGGTGTTCCAGACGAAATCCGAGGGCAAGTAGTAAAGGCTACAATTGTTTTATCAAAAGAATATAAGGATAAGGCCGGTGATGCTTTAGTTAAAGAATTGCAGGACCATGTAAAACGGGTGACTGCTCCTTATAAATATCCACGTGTGGTTGAGTTTGTAGACGAATTGCCTAAAACTATTAGTGGAAAAATTCGTCGTGTAGAGATTCGGGATAAAGATCATCAGGTAAAATAA
- a CDS encoding helix-turn-helix domain-containing protein, with protein sequence MDEQIKQIAERLIGLREALELTPEEVAKTCHISVEEYNRIESGQVDISVSVLHQIAKAYGVELTTLMFGDEPKMNSYFITRKNKGVAVERVKAYKYQSLAAGFAQRKCNPFMVTVHPKPEDEPIYRNSHPGQEFNYVVSGRMMIEINGKQLILEEGDSIYFDSQQPHGMKALDGEKVCFLAVIL encoded by the coding sequence ATGGATGAACAAATTAAACAAATTGCTGAGCGTCTGATCGGCTTGCGTGAAGCACTGGAGTTAACGCCAGAAGAGGTTGCCAAGACTTGTCATATTTCTGTTGAAGAATATAATCGTATAGAAAGTGGACAGGTGGATATTTCTGTTAGTGTATTACACCAGATTGCCAAAGCTTATGGAGTAGAACTAACTACATTGATGTTTGGAGACGAACCAAAGATGAACTCTTATTTTATTACCCGTAAAAATAAGGGAGTAGCTGTAGAACGAGTTAAAGCTTACAAATATCAGTCGTTAGCAGCTGGTTTTGCTCAGAGAAAGTGTAATCCTTTTATGGTGACTGTTCATCCTAAGCCTGAAGATGAACCTATATATCGAAATTCTCATCCCGGTCAGGAATTCAATTATGTCGTAAGTGGTAGGATGATGATTGAAATTAATGGGAAACAGTTGATTTTAGAGGAAGGTGATAGTATTTATTTTGATTCACAACAGCCGCATGGAATGAAAGCTTTGGATGGAGAGAAAGTTTGCTTCCTTGCTGTTATTTTATAA
- a CDS encoding DUF3467 domain-containing protein has translation MEENKTTNNEIQVELSDEMAQGTYANLAIISHSASEFILDFIRVVPGAPKAQVKSRIILTPDNAHRLYLALQDNLRKFEEMMTAGKAQAENKTANFQDFVPKGDA, from the coding sequence ATGGAAGAAAATAAAACAACAAACAATGAAATCCAGGTAGAGCTGTCTGATGAAATGGCTCAGGGAACTTATGCTAACTTAGCCATTATCTCACATTCTGCTTCAGAATTTATCTTAGACTTTATTCGTGTTGTTCCGGGTGCTCCGAAAGCTCAAGTTAAAAGTCGTATTATTTTAACTCCGGATAATGCTCACCGTTTATATTTAGCATTACAGGATAATCTGAGAAAATTCGAAGAAATGATGACTGCAGGTAAAGCTCAGGCTGAAAATAAAACAGCAAATTTTCAGGATTTCGTTCCTAAAGGAGATGCTTGA
- the rpoC gene encoding DNA-directed RNA polymerase subunit beta', giving the protein MAFRKDNKIKSNFTKITIGLASPEEILENSSGEVLKPETINYRTYKPERDGLFCERIFGPIKDYECHCGKYKRIRYKGIVCDRCGVEVTEKKVRRERMGHIHLVVPIAHIWYFRSLPNKIGYLLGLPTKKLDAIIYYERYVVIQPGCVDTVSELDLLSEEEYLEILDNLPKENQLLEDSDPNKFIAKIGAEAVYDLLTRLDLDSLSYELRHRASTDSSQQRKNEALKRLQVVESFRASKGKNKPEWMIMKVIPVIPPELRPLVPLDGGRFATSDLNDLYRRVIIRNNRLKRLIDIKAPEVILRNEKRMLQEAVDSLFDNSRKSSAVKTDANRPLKSLSDSLKGKQGRFRQNLLGKRVDYSARSVIVVGPELKMHECGLPKGMAAELYKPFIIRKLIERGIVKTVKSAKKIVDRKEPVVWDILEYVMKGHPVLLNRAPTLHRLGIQAFQPKLIEGKAIQLHPLACTAFNADFDGDQMAVHLPLGNEAVLEAQMLMLASHNILNPANGAPITVPSQDMVLGLYYITKLRKGTKGEGLIFYGPEEATIAYNEKKLDIHAPIKVYVDDLDENGVLVKKMVETSVGRLMVNEFVPKEVGYLNEVLGKKALRDIIGKVIKACGVARTAQFLDDIKNLGYYMAFKGGLSFNLADVLIPPEKDALVKEGYDEVEQIMANYNMGFITNNERYNQIIDTWTHVNSKLSNILIKQLTADNDGFNSIFMMMDSGARGSKEQIRQLSGMRGLMAKPQKSGAEGGQIIENPILSNFKEGLSVLEYFISTHGARKGLADTALKTADAGYLTRRLVDVSHDVIINEEDCGTLRGLVCTELKNNEEVIASLYERILGRVSVHDVIHPLTGEVIVKAGEEIREDAAKKIQESPIESVEIRSVLTCESKKGVCAKCYGRNLATNQMVQKGEVVGVIAAQSIGEPGTQLTLRTFHVGGIASNVATENSVACKYDSALLDIEELRAVDAEDNGKKYKVVVSRLAEMRLIDPNTKIVLMTNNIPYGSKLFFNSGDLIKKGDVIIEWDPFNAVIVSEVSGKIEFESVIENVTYKVESDETTGLKEKIIIESKDKTKAPAAHIVDENGNYLKNYSLPLGAHVVKEEGDSIKAGEVLVKIPRAVSKAGDITGGLPRVTELFEARNPSNPAVVSEIDGEVGFGKIKRGNREITVTSKLGEVKKYMVPLSKQLLVQENDYIRAGMPLSDGAITPSDILAIMGPTAVQEYIVNEIQDVYRLQGVKINDKHFEVIVRQMMRKVEIVDPGDTRFLEQQVVDKLEVMDENDRIWGKKVVTDPGDSQTLKAGQIVTARKLRDENSMLKRRDMKLVEVRDAIPATANQILQGITRAALQTNSFMSAASFQETTKVLNEAAINGKVDYLEGLKENVICGHLIPAGTGQREFDKLIVGAKDDFDRIMANRKNVVDFNEMDKD; this is encoded by the coding sequence ATGGCCTTTAGAAAAGATAACAAGATAAAGAGTAACTTTACTAAAATAACCATTGGTTTGGCTTCGCCTGAAGAAATTTTGGAAAATTCAAGTGGTGAAGTGCTCAAACCGGAAACGATTAACTATCGTACCTACAAACCGGAACGTGATGGTTTGTTCTGTGAACGTATTTTTGGTCCTATCAAGGATTATGAATGTCATTGCGGTAAATATAAGCGTATCCGTTACAAAGGTATTGTCTGTGATCGTTGTGGTGTGGAAGTTACTGAAAAGAAAGTCCGTCGTGAACGTATGGGACACATACATTTGGTTGTTCCTATTGCTCACATCTGGTACTTCCGTTCTCTTCCTAACAAGATCGGTTATTTGTTAGGTTTGCCAACCAAGAAACTGGATGCCATTATTTATTATGAACGTTATGTAGTCATCCAGCCAGGATGTGTAGATACCGTTTCTGAATTGGATTTGTTGTCTGAAGAAGAATATCTGGAAATTCTGGATAATCTGCCAAAAGAAAATCAGCTGTTGGAAGATTCTGATCCAAATAAGTTCATTGCGAAGATAGGAGCTGAAGCCGTATATGATTTATTGACACGGCTGGATTTGGATTCGTTATCGTATGAGTTGCGCCATCGTGCCAGCACAGACAGTTCTCAGCAGCGTAAGAATGAAGCGTTAAAACGTCTGCAGGTTGTAGAGTCTTTCCGTGCTTCTAAGGGTAAAAATAAACCGGAATGGATGATTATGAAAGTAATTCCGGTTATTCCGCCAGAGTTGCGTCCGTTGGTTCCGCTGGATGGAGGCCGTTTCGCCACTTCGGATTTGAATGATTTGTATCGTCGAGTAATTATACGTAATAATCGTCTGAAGCGATTGATTGATATCAAGGCTCCTGAAGTTATTTTACGTAATGAAAAGCGTATGCTTCAAGAAGCGGTCGACTCTTTGTTTGATAATTCACGTAAGTCGAGTGCCGTTAAGACAGATGCCAATCGTCCGTTGAAATCTTTATCTGATAGTTTGAAAGGAAAACAAGGACGTTTCCGTCAGAATTTGCTGGGTAAGCGTGTTGACTATTCGGCTCGTTCTGTAATCGTTGTTGGTCCTGAATTGAAAATGCACGAATGCGGTCTGCCTAAAGGCATGGCAGCCGAATTGTATAAGCCGTTTATTATCCGTAAATTGATTGAACGTGGTATTGTGAAAACGGTGAAGTCTGCAAAGAAAATTGTAGATAGAAAAGAGCCTGTTGTATGGGATATCCTTGAATATGTAATGAAAGGCCATCCGGTGTTGTTGAACCGTGCCCCGACATTGCACCGTTTAGGTATTCAGGCGTTCCAGCCTAAATTGATAGAAGGTAAGGCTATACAGTTGCACCCGTTGGCTTGTACAGCGTTCAATGCCGATTTCGATGGTGACCAGATGGCTGTCCATTTGCCGTTAGGAAATGAAGCCGTATTGGAAGCTCAGATGTTGATGCTGGCTTCTCATAATATCCTGAATCCGGCTAATGGTGCTCCTATTACTGTGCCTTCACAGGATATGGTGCTTGGTTTGTATTATATTACCAAGCTGAGAAAAGGCACAAAGGGTGAAGGTCTGATTTTCTATGGACCGGAAGAAGCTACTATTGCCTATAATGAAAAGAAACTGGATATCCATGCTCCAATTAAGGTTTATGTCGATGATTTGGATGAAAATGGTGTGCTGGTAAAGAAGATGGTCGAAACATCTGTGGGACGTTTGATGGTAAATGAGTTTGTTCCTAAAGAGGTCGGTTATCTGAATGAAGTTTTGGGTAAAAAAGCATTGCGTGATATTATCGGTAAAGTAATCAAAGCTTGTGGTGTTGCCCGTACTGCCCAGTTCTTGGATGATATTAAGAATTTGGGATATTATATGGCCTTTAAAGGTGGTTTGTCATTTAATTTGGCAGACGTTCTTATTCCGCCAGAGAAAGACGCTCTTGTAAAAGAAGGTTATGACGAGGTGGAACAGATTATGGCCAATTATAATATGGGTTTCATCACGAACAATGAACGATATAACCAGATTATCGATACATGGACACATGTCAACAGTAAATTGTCAAATATCTTGATTAAGCAGTTGACTGCTGATAATGACGGATTCAACTCTATTTTCATGATGATGGATTCTGGAGCCCGTGGTTCTAAAGAGCAGATTCGTCAGTTGTCTGGTATGCGTGGTTTGATGGCAAAACCGCAGAAGAGTGGTGCAGAAGGTGGACAGATCATTGAAAACCCAATCCTTTCAAACTTTAAGGAGGGTTTGTCTGTGCTGGAATACTTTATTTCTACTCACGGTGCTCGAAAAGGTTTGGCAGATACAGCCTTGAAGACTGCCGATGCCGGTTATTTGACTCGTCGTTTGGTGGATGTTTCACATGACGTGATAATTAACGAAGAAGATTGTGGTACATTGCGTGGCTTGGTTTGTACAGAACTTAAGAATAATGAAGAAGTAATTGCTTCCTTGTACGAGAGAATTCTGGGACGTGTTTCAGTCCATGATGTAATCCATCCACTGACAGGAGAAGTTATTGTAAAAGCAGGAGAAGAAATCCGTGAGGATGCAGCGAAGAAAATACAAGAATCTCCGATTGAGAGCGTAGAAATTCGTTCAGTGCTTACTTGTGAATCGAAGAAAGGTGTTTGCGCTAAGTGCTATGGTCGTAACTTGGCTACCAATCAAATGGTTCAGAAAGGTGAAGTTGTTGGTGTAATTGCTGCCCAGTCAATCGGTGAACCGGGTACACAGTTGACACTTCGTACCTTCCACGTCGGTGGTATTGCATCTAATGTCGCAACCGAGAATAGTGTAGCTTGTAAATATGATAGTGCTTTGTTGGACATTGAAGAGTTGCGTGCTGTTGATGCTGAAGACAATGGCAAGAAATATAAGGTCGTTGTAAGCCGTTTGGCTGAAATGCGTTTGATCGATCCGAATACAAAGATCGTTTTGATGACAAATAATATTCCTTATGGTTCTAAGTTGTTCTTCAATAGTGGCGATCTTATTAAGAAAGGAGATGTTATCATCGAATGGGACCCGTTCAATGCCGTGATTGTATCTGAAGTTTCTGGTAAGATTGAGTTTGAAAGTGTCATTGAAAATGTTACTTATAAAGTAGAAAGTGACGAAACAACTGGTCTGAAGGAAAAGATTATTATTGAATCAAAGGATAAGACAAAAGCTCCTGCTGCTCATATTGTTGATGAGAATGGTAATTATTTGAAGAATTATTCGTTGCCGTTGGGTGCTCACGTTGTTAAAGAAGAAGGTGATTCGATCAAGGCTGGTGAAGTATTGGTTAAGATACCGCGTGCTGTAAGTAAGGCAGGTGATATCACCGGTGGTTTGCCTCGAGTTACAGAATTGTTTGAAGCTCGTAATCCATCTAATCCGGCTGTCGTTTCTGAAATAGATGGTGAAGTTGGATTTGGTAAGATCAAGCGTGGTAATCGTGAAATTACGGTAACTTCTAAATTAGGTGAAGTTAAAAAGTATATGGTTCCGCTGTCTAAACAGCTGTTGGTTCAGGAGAACGATTATATTCGTGCTGGTATGCCGTTGTCTGATGGAGCTATTACGCCTTCAGATATTTTGGCAATCATGGGTCCGACTGCAGTACAGGAGTATATCGTAAACGAAATCCAGGATGTATACCGTCTGCAAGGTGTGAAGATCAATGATAAACACTTTGAGGTGATTGTCCGTCAGATGATGCGTAAGGTTGAAATCGTTGATCCGGGAGATACACGATTCTTGGAACAGCAAGTTGTCGATAAGCTGGAGGTAATGGATGAGAATGATCGTATCTGGGGTAAGAAAGTGGTAACTGATCCAGGTGATTCTCAGACATTGAAGGCAGGTCAGATTGTCACTGCTCGTAAGTTGAGAGATGAAAATAGTATGTTGAAACGTCGTGATATGAAGTTGGTAGAAGTTCGTGACGCTATTCCTGCCACTGCAAACCAGATACTTCAGGGTATTACGCGTGCAGCATTGCAGACTAATAGCTTTATGTCTGCAGCTTCATTCCAGGAAACAACAAAAGTCTTGAATGAAGCCGCTATCAATGGAAAGGTTGATTACTTGGAAGGCTTGAAGGAAAATGTTATTTGCGGACATTTGATTCCGGCTGGTACTGGTCAGCGTGAGTTTGATAAGTTAATAGTTGGTGCAAAAGATGATTTTGACCGGATTATGGCTAATCGAAAGAATGTTGTTGATTTCAATGAAATGGATAAAGACTAA
- the rpoB gene encoding DNA-directed RNA polymerase subunit beta, giving the protein MSSTDVNQRVNFASIKNSLPYPDFLEVQLKSFRDFLQLDTPPEKRKKEGLYKVFAENFPIADTRNNFVLEFLDYYIDPPRYSIDECISRGLTYSVPLKAKLKLYCTDPDHEDFDTVIQDVYLGPIPYMTERGTFVINGAERVVVSQLHRSPGVFFGQSVHANGTKLYSARIIPFKGSWIEFATDINNVMYAYIDRKKKLPVTTLLRAIGFESDKDILEIFNLAEEVKVTKANLKKLVGRKLAARVLKTWVEDFADEDTGEVVSIERNDVIVDRESVLDDDNIDAILESGAQNILLHREDQNLSDYAIIYNTLQKDPSNSEKEAVLYIYRQLRNAEPADEASAREVITNLFFSEKRYDLGDVGRYRINKKLNLSISEDIKVLTKEDIIEIIKYLIELINSKAIVDDIDHLSNRRVRTVGEQLYNQFGIGLARMSRTVRERMNVRDNEVFTPIDLINAKTISSVVNSFFGTNALSQFMDQTNPLAEITHKRRLSALGPGGLSRDRAGFEVRDVHYTHYGRLCPIETPEGPNIGLISSLCVYAKINDLGFIATPYRRVTNAQVDFSEEGLQYYTAEEEEGKIIAQGNAPLDDEGHFVRDKVKARLEADFPVVSPEEVNLMDVSPTQIASIAASLIPFLEHDDANRALMGSNMMRQAVPLLRTDAPIVGTGIEAQVARDSRTQIIAEREGEVVFVDATCIKIKYDRTEDEEFVSFEDAVKTYNIPKWRKTNQSTTVDLRPICHRGQRVKAGDILTEGYSTENGELALGKNVKVAYMPWKGYNYEDAIVLNERMVREDFFTSVHVDEYILEVRETKRGMEELTSDIPNVSEDATKDLDERGIVRVGARIEPGDILIGKITPKGESDPSPEEKLLRAIFGDKAGDVKDASLKATPSLRGVVIDTKLFSKAVKKRKTKATEKAVLPKLDEEYEAKMAELKTILVNKLMTLTDGLTSVGVKDYMNSEIIAKGAKFTRRVLEELDFNAIQVSAWTNDDAKNELIKQVILNYLKKYKELDAELRRKKFDLTIGDELPTGIVQMAKVYIAKKRKIQVGDKMAGRHGNKGIVSKIVRQEDMPFLEDGTPVDICLNPLGVPSRMNLGQIFEAVLGWAGRNLNVKFATPIFDGASLDDLNAWTDKAGIPRYGKTYLYDGGTGERFDQPATVGVTYFLKLGHMVDDKMHARSIGPYSLITQQPLGGKAQFGGQRFGEMEVWALEAFGAAHVLQEILTIKSDDVVGRSKAYEAIVKGDPMPQPGIPESLNVLLHELRGLGLSLTLE; this is encoded by the coding sequence ATGTCTTCAACAGATGTAAATCAAAGAGTTAATTTTGCTTCGATAAAGAATTCTTTACCATATCCAGATTTCCTCGAAGTGCAATTGAAGTCCTTTAGAGACTTCCTGCAACTCGACACGCCTCCAGAGAAAAGAAAGAAGGAGGGTTTGTATAAAGTATTTGCTGAAAATTTCCCTATTGCAGATACACGTAACAATTTCGTGTTGGAGTTCTTAGATTACTATATTGATCCGCCTCGCTATTCAATAGATGAATGTATTTCCCGGGGTTTAACATATAGTGTCCCATTAAAAGCGAAATTAAAATTGTATTGTACTGACCCGGATCATGAAGATTTTGATACGGTTATTCAGGATGTATATTTGGGACCGATCCCATATATGACTGAACGGGGTACTTTCGTAATTAATGGTGCAGAACGTGTTGTGGTATCGCAGTTGCATCGTTCGCCGGGCGTATTCTTTGGACAAAGTGTGCATGCTAACGGTACGAAGTTGTACTCTGCACGTATTATTCCTTTTAAAGGATCTTGGATTGAGTTTGCTACTGACATTAATAATGTGATGTACGCATACATCGATCGTAAAAAGAAATTGCCAGTAACCACTCTTTTAAGAGCTATCGGTTTCGAAAGCGATAAAGATATTCTTGAAATCTTTAACTTGGCTGAAGAAGTTAAAGTAACGAAAGCCAATTTGAAAAAACTGGTTGGCCGTAAGTTGGCTGCTCGTGTGTTGAAAACATGGGTAGAAGATTTTGCTGATGAAGATACGGGCGAGGTTGTTTCTATTGAACGTAATGATGTGATTGTTGATCGTGAATCTGTTCTCGACGACGATAACATAGACGCAATTCTTGAATCGGGTGCACAGAACATTCTGTTGCATCGCGAGGACCAGAACTTGTCTGACTATGCAATTATTTATAATACGTTACAGAAAGACCCAAGTAACTCTGAAAAGGAGGCTGTGCTTTATATTTATCGTCAGCTGCGTAATGCTGAACCGGCTGATGAAGCCAGTGCCCGTGAAGTCATTACGAATCTGTTCTTCTCTGAAAAGCGTTATGACTTGGGCGATGTAGGTCGTTATCGTATTAATAAGAAATTAAACCTTTCTATCAGTGAAGATATTAAGGTATTGACAAAAGAGGATATCATTGAAATCATTAAATATTTGATTGAACTGATCAATTCGAAAGCGATTGTAGATGATATCGACCATTTGAGCAACCGTCGTGTTCGTACAGTCGGTGAACAATTATACAATCAGTTCGGTATTGGTTTGGCTCGTATGTCACGTACAGTCCGTGAACGGATGAATGTGCGCGATAATGAAGTATTTACTCCGATTGACCTGATTAATGCTAAGACGATTTCTTCAGTTGTTAATTCATTCTTCGGAACCAATGCTCTGTCTCAATTTATGGACCAGACAAACCCGTTGGCTGAAATAACACATAAACGTCGTCTGTCAGCCTTAGGTCCTGGTGGTTTGTCAAGAGATCGTGCCGGATTTGAGGTACGTGACGTTCACTATACCCATTATGGCCGTTTGTGTCCTATTGAGACGCCTGAAGGTCCAAATATCGGATTGATTTCTTCTCTTTGCGTGTATGCAAAGATTAATGATCTTGGATTTATTGCAACGCCTTATCGCCGTGTAACCAATGCTCAGGTAGATTTCTCTGAAGAAGGATTACAATACTATACAGCGGAAGAAGAGGAAGGAAAGATTATCGCTCAAGGAAATGCTCCGCTTGATGATGAAGGTCATTTTGTACGCGATAAAGTTAAAGCCAGATTGGAAGCTGATTTCCCGGTAGTATCACCGGAAGAGGTAAATCTGATGGACGTTTCACCGACACAGATCGCTTCAATTGCAGCGTCCTTGATTCCTTTCTTGGAACATGATGACGCGAACCGTGCATTGATGGGTTCTAACATGATGCGCCAGGCAGTACCTTTGTTAAGAACGGATGCCCCTATTGTTGGTACGGGTATTGAAGCACAGGTTGCGCGTGATTCGCGTACGCAAATTATTGCAGAGCGTGAAGGTGAAGTCGTATTTGTGGATGCGACTTGCATTAAGATAAAATATGACCGTACAGAAGATGAAGAATTTGTCAGCTTCGAAGATGCGGTTAAAACATATAATATTCCGAAATGGCGTAAGACAAACCAGTCTACAACCGTTGACTTGCGCCCAATTTGTCATCGGGGTCAACGCGTGAAAGCGGGAGATATTCTGACTGAAGGTTATTCAACTGAAAATGGCGAATTAGCTTTGGGTAAGAATGTTAAAGTAGCATATATGCCTTGGAAGGGATATAACTACGAGGATGCCATTGTGTTGAACGAACGTATGGTTCGTGAAGACTTCTTTACTTCAGTCCACGTAGATGAATACATCCTGGAAGTGCGTGAGACTAAACGTGGTATGGAAGAGCTTACTTCTGATATACCGAATGTAAGTGAAGATGCCACTAAGGATTTGGATGAAAGAGGTATTGTCCGGGTAGGAGCACGAATCGAACCGGGTGATATCTTGATTGGTAAGATCACACCGAAGGGTGAATCAGATCCATCTCCAGAGGAAAAACTGTTGCGCGCTATCTTTGGTGATAAAGCTGGTGATGTTAAAGATGCATCTTTGAAAGCAACTCCTTCTTTGCGTGGTGTGGTTATTGACACTAAGTTGTTCTCTAAAGCCGTTAAAAAGCGTAAAACAAAGGCTACTGAAAAGGCTGTTTTACCGAAGTTGGATGAAGAATACGAAGCAAAGATGGCTGAACTGAAGACCATTTTGGTTAATAAGTTAATGACATTAACTGATGGTTTGACTTCTGTGGGTGTTAAAGATTATATGAATTCTGAAATCATAGCGAAAGGTGCTAAGTTCACTCGTCGCGTTTTGGAAGAATTGGACTTTAATGCTATTCAGGTAAGCGCATGGACAAATGATGATGCCAAGAATGAGCTGATAAAACAAGTAATCTTGAATTATCTGAAGAAATATAAGGAATTGGATGCTGAGTTGCGTCGTAAGAAGTTTGACTTGACTATCGGTGATGAATTGCCTACAGGTATCGTTCAGATGGCTAAAGTTTACATCGCAAAAAAACGTAAGATCCAGGTGGGTGATAAGATGGCCGGTCGTCACGGTAATAAAGGTATCGTATCAAAGATTGTACGACAGGAAGATATGCCATTCTTGGAAGACGGTACTCCTGTAGACATCTGTTTGAATCCGTTAGGTGTGCCTTCTCGTATGAACTTAGGACAGATCTTTGAAGCTGTATTGGGTTGGGCAGGCCGCAATCTGAATGTCAAATTTGCTACGCCTATCTTTGATGGTGCATCTTTGGACGACTTGAATGCTTGGACTGATAAGGCTGGTATTCCACGTTATGGTAAGACTTATTTGTATGATGGTGGTACGGGTGAGCGCTTTGACCAACCAGCAACAGTGGGTGTGACTTACTTCTTGAAGTTGGGACACATGGTTGACGATAAGATGCACGCACGTTCAATTGGTCCGTATTCATTAATTACTCAGCAGCCATTAGGTGGTAAGGCTCAGTTTGGTGGTCAGCGTTTCGGAGAAATGGAAGTTTGGGCACTTGAAGCCTTTGGAGCTGCTCATGTACTGCAGGAAATTTTGACAATCAAGTCTGATGATGTAGTAGGTCGTTCTAAAGCTTACGAAGCAATTGTTAAGGGTGATCCGATGCCACAGCCTGGTATTCCTGAATCTCTGAATGTATTGCTTCATGAATTGAGAGGTCTTGGTTTAAGCTTGACTTTGGAATAA
- the rplL gene encoding 50S ribosomal protein L7/L12 translates to MADLKAFAEQLVNLTVKEVSELATILKEEYGIEPAAAAVAVAGPAAAGAAAVEEKTSFDVILKSAGAAKLQVVKAVKEHCGLGLKEAKDLVDAAPSKVKEGISKEDAEALKKALEDAGAEVELN, encoded by the coding sequence ATGGCAGATTTGAAAGCTTTTGCAGAACAATTAGTAAACCTGACCGTAAAAGAAGTTAGTGAATTGGCAACAATTCTGAAAGAAGAATATGGTATCGAACCTGCTGCTGCAGCTGTAGCTGTTGCTGGTCCTGCTGCTGCAGGCGCTGCTGCTGTAGAAGAAAAAACTTCTTTCGATGTAATCCTGAAATCAGCTGGTGCAGCTAAATTACAGGTTGTTAAGGCCGTTAAGGAACACTGTGGTCTTGGTTTGAAGGAAGCTAAAGACTTAGTAGACGCAGCTCCTAGCAAAGTTAAAGAAGGCATTTCAAAAGAAGATGCTGAAGCTTTGAAGAAGGCTTTGGAAGACGCTGGCGCAGAAGTTGAGCTTAACTAA